A window of Paenibacillus sp. 19GGS1-52 contains these coding sequences:
- a CDS encoding DUF2569 domain-containing protein, whose product MGTMIPGNERMEIVPNKPSGLGGWMILVQIGLYVSIFRIIALIFNYVIPSFKPEIWDALTSPDSPAYDSMWKPSLIFESVANVVFVLFSIFLLVLLYQKKSTFPRWAIFYYVTNLLVLIVDYVLMANIEVLQTLDEGNSTQDIGRLAVSCAIWIPYFIRSKRVHNTFIH is encoded by the coding sequence ATGGGGACGATGATACCGGGCAACGAGAGAATGGAAATTGTTCCGAACAAACCTAGCGGTTTGGGAGGCTGGATGATTCTGGTGCAGATCGGCCTTTATGTATCGATATTTCGCATTATAGCTTTGATCTTCAATTATGTGATTCCGTCCTTTAAACCGGAAATATGGGACGCGCTTACTTCACCGGATTCTCCTGCCTATGATTCGATGTGGAAGCCGTCGCTTATCTTTGAATCTGTAGCTAATGTTGTATTCGTACTGTTTTCCATTTTTCTGCTGGTCTTGCTGTATCAGAAGAAATCTACTTTTCCTCGCTGGGCTATCTTTTATTATGTTACTAATCTGCTTGTACTCATTGTCGATTATGTGCTGATGGCAAATATCGAAGTTTTGCAGACGTTAGACGAAGGGAACTCTACACAGGATATTGGAAGACTTGCCGTCTCCTGTGCAATCTGGATCCCTTATTTCATACGTTCTAAGAGAGTACATAACACTTTTATACATTAA
- a CDS encoding MGMT family protein: MKPFTEKVIHIIQSIPEGKVMTYGGIARTAGSPRGARQVVRILHSMSRLHKLPWHRVVNVKGMISIMDEESSSLQKLYLLGEGILFDEKGAIDLIQYEYHPVPTD; the protein is encoded by the coding sequence ATGAAACCATTTACAGAAAAGGTTATCCACATCATACAGTCTATTCCTGAAGGGAAAGTTATGACTTACGGAGGGATCGCCCGTACCGCAGGAAGCCCAAGAGGAGCTCGACAGGTCGTTCGCATTCTTCATTCTATGAGCCGGCTGCATAAGCTGCCATGGCATAGGGTCGTTAATGTAAAAGGCATGATTTCCATCATGGACGAGGAATCCAGTTCACTGCAGAAGCTATATCTGCTGGGAGAAGGTATACTTTTTGATGAAAAAGGCGCTATAGACCTAATACAATATGAGTATCACCCTGTACCCACCGATTAA
- a CDS encoding DUF1361 domain-containing protein yields MKELNYPKVFLFLVGLSLATLAVYYVVSLRTDTYFSFLIWNLFLAWIPFLFSMAAYELDKKRIWGLLLIPLGIAWLLFFPNSPYIMTDLVHLSGGKGKYIVGGTIQSRYWYDLVTLLLFTWSGWLTGFFSLYQFQSVIYRKSSLLLSWVFVLVACALGGYGVLLGRVYRLNSWDVLTDRHQLYQLVLDSLNRQSVFFSLFIAFVLLVIYATMYFLLNGLSTRERGPHPKKRRA; encoded by the coding sequence ATGAAGGAACTGAATTATCCGAAGGTATTCCTGTTCTTGGTGGGGTTGTCCTTAGCTACGCTGGCGGTATATTATGTGGTTTCGCTGCGAACCGACACTTATTTTTCCTTTCTTATCTGGAATTTATTTCTGGCCTGGATTCCTTTTTTATTCTCCATGGCGGCTTATGAACTGGACAAAAAGAGGATTTGGGGACTACTGCTAATTCCATTAGGAATAGCTTGGTTACTGTTTTTTCCGAATTCTCCATATATTATGACGGATTTGGTGCATTTATCGGGAGGAAAGGGTAAGTACATTGTAGGAGGTACTATTCAAAGCCGTTATTGGTATGATCTGGTCACTCTGCTGCTGTTCACTTGGAGCGGCTGGTTAACTGGATTCTTTTCCCTATACCAGTTCCAAAGTGTTATTTACCGCAAAAGCAGTCTACTGCTCTCATGGGTATTTGTACTGGTTGCTTGTGCACTGGGTGGTTATGGCGTATTGCTCGGCCGGGTGTACCGACTTAACAGTTGGGACGTCTTGACGGACCGACACCAACTGTATCAGCTAGTTCTGGATAGCCTAAACCGGCAGTCGGTATTTTTCAGCCTGTTTATAGCCTTCGTGCTGCTTGTTATTTACGCTACGATGTATTTTCTGCTGAACGGTCTGAGCACCAGAGAAAGAGGGCCACATCCTAAGAAGCGCAGAGCTTAA